TGGTGGCGCGCTACCTGGCCAGCGGGCAGGGCTACGTGATCGCAAACGCCAGCGTGCTGGTCAAGATCGCGCTGCTATGGGCGATCACGATCACCGGCATGATCTGGGAGCACGAGATCTTCGGGCACTACTTTCTGGCGCGCGAGTTCTTCTGGGAGGATGTCGGCAATGCGCTGGCGATACTGACGCACAACCTGTACTTTCTGGCGCGGGCGCTACACTGGTCGGATCGCGCGGTGATGACGCTGATGCTGGTGGCCTATTGCACCTACCTGGTCAACTGCGCGCAGTTCGTGCGGCGCGGCATCCAGGCCGGCCGGCAGCGGCGTCAGGCGGCAGCAGTGGCGGCCAGCAGCGGGCAACCAGCAGAGGGAAGCATCTAAACAGCTGCCGTCTGCTATACTAGGATGCGGTGCTGCCCGAGGATCTGTAGCAGGGTGAGGTTATTCGCTAACTCAGACCCGAGACCCGAGACCCGAGACCCGAGACCCGAGACCCGAGACCCGAGACCCGAGACCCGAGACCCGAGACCCGAGACCGAGACCGAGACCCAGGAGACCCGAGACCCGAGACCCGAGACCCGAGACCCGAGACCCGAGACCCGAGACCCGAGACCCGAGACCCGAGACCCGAGACCCGAGACCCGAGACCCGAGACCCGAGACCCGAGACCCGAGACCCGAGACCCGAGACCCGAGACCCGAGACCCGAGACCCGAGACCCGAGACCCGAGACCCGAGACCCGAGACCCGAGAACTCGGAATGCAAATGACTATGAAGACGCACGCAATCGTGATCCCCGAGCCAAACCGTATCGAGCTACGCGAGGTGCAGCTGGTTGAGCCTGGGCCGGATGATGTGGTCGTGCGCACGTTCTACACCTCGATCAGCGCCGGCACCGAGCGCATGCTGCTGGCCGGGCGGCTGCCGCACCCGCTGCTCAGCTTCCCGATCATCCCCGGCTACGAGACGGTCGGGCGGGTGACTCATGTGGGCACGCGCGTGCCGCCGGGGCTGCAGGGCCAGTGGGTGTACATCGGTGGGGCGCGCTGCTTCGAGGGCGTGAACCCGGCCTGGGGCGGCCAGGCCGCTACGCTGGTGGCCGATCACCAGCGCGTGGTGCCGCTGGGCGGCGTCGAGCCGCAGCAGGGCGTGCTGCTGGCGCTGGCGGCCACCGCGCTGCACGGCGTGGATCTGCTGATGAACCAGCCACCCGCCGCCGGTAACCGCAATTGGCGCACGCTGATCCTGGGCCAGGGGCCAGTCGGCCAGATCGCCGCGCGGCTGCTGGGCCGGGCCGGCGCGTGGGTGGCCGTAACCGACCGCGAAGCCAGCCGGCTTGAGCGTGCCAGCGCCGACGTAATCACGCTGGCCGGCGACACACCGCTCAACGATGCGCTCGGCGGCCCGGTTGATGCAATCATCGAGGCGACCGGCTCGATGGCCGCGCTGGCCGAGGCGCTGCCGCTGCTGGCCGATGGCGGCACCGTGCTGCTGCTGGGGTATTACGACGAGCTGCGGCTGCCGTATATGCCGCTGTTTCTCAAACAGGCCCGGCTGCTGACTGCCCGCGAATGGGCGCCGGGCGACCTGGTGCGCTGCCGCGATATGATCGCCGATCGATCGCTGGCCGTGGGCGGGCTGCTGACGCACCACCTGCCGATCGCGCAGGTGTCTGAGGCCTACCACACTGCCCTGCACGACCCGGCCTGCCTGAAGCTGGTACTCGATTGGGAGTTTTGAGTTTTGAATGTTGAGTGCTGAGTGTTGAGCTAACGCGATATAATTCAAAGCTCAAAACTAAAAACTCAAAATTACCCCGAAGGGGGAAATCATGGCACCACGCATGCTCGCGATCTATGGCAAGGGCGGGATGGGCAAGAGCTTCTTCACCTCGAACCTGACCGCGCGCCTGACGTTCGACGGCTTTCGGGTGCTGCAGCTCGGCTGCGACCCCAAGCACGACTCGTGCAACACGATCTTTGGCGGCCACTCGCTGCCGACGCTCGGCGAGCAATGGCGGCAGTTCAAGGAGGCCGGCAAAGAAGACCAGCTGGCGATCGGCGATGTGATCTTCCGCAACGACCTGCGGCCGGGCATGCCGATCTTCGGCTGCGAGCTGGGCGGCCCCGATGTCGGGCGCGGCTGCGGCGGCCAGGGCATCTCGTCGGGCTTCAAGACGCTCGAGGGCCTGGGCATGAGCAAGTGGGACCTCGACTACATTGTGATGGACTTCCTGGGCGACGTGGTGTGCGGCGGCTTTGCCACGCCGCTGGCGCGCTCGCTGGCCGAGCATGTGATCATTGTAGTCGGGCACGACCGCCAGTCGCTGTACGCTGCCAACAATATCGCCAAGGCCGCACAGTACTTCCGCTCGATGGGCGGCTCGACCCAGGTGCTCGGGCTGATTGTCAACCGCGACGACGGCAGCGACACGGCCGACCTGTACGCGCAGGCGGTCGGCCTGCCCATCCTGACGCGTGTGCCGCTCAGCCGCACCGTGCGCGAGCTGGCCGACTCGTGCAAGCTGGCGCTTGAGGACCCGCAGTTCGACGCGATCTTCGGCGAGCTGGCCGGCCGGATCGCGCGCCGCGAACTGGCGCCCTGCACCGACTACCACCCGCTCGAGTACGACGAGTTCCTGCGCGTGTTTGGCGCGGCCGAGCCGGCCGGCAGCCCGGCCTCAGCCACAGCCGCCGACCTGTTCGGCAAGAATAGGCCGGCCAGCGCGATCCCGACGCTCACGCTCACGCCGATCATTCCGCAGGTGCTGGTGAAAGACCCGATCTTGCTGAAGGTGCAGCGCATGATCGAATCGATCGGCATGCACGTCACCGATATGGATCGCAGCGACAAGGACGGCATTACCGTCACTTCGGGCGCGCTCGAGATGCGCCTGGGCACCGACGACGATCTCGATAGCAAGGTGGCGTTCCTGTCGGCGCTGCGGCGCTCGGGCCAGGAGTTTACGTTTATCGACCTGCGCTACGCCGATGCGCCGTCGTATCGGTAAGCAGCCGGCAGGCCGCAGTTTGCGCTGCGGCGGCACGCGCTGCTACGCGCAACCCGGCGAAGCGCGCTGAACCGACTGCCGGCCGCCAACTGCCGCCTGCGCGGCGCCTACCAGGGAAGGTACTATGACGGTCACAGAGACCATCGACCTGAAGCTGCTGAACAGCCTGCTGGTCGAGCGCCTGAAGGTCAAGCGCCGGCCGGTGGCGATCAGCTACTGCGCCGACGCGCCGCCGCCGGGCTACGAGCCGGCCAATGTGGTGGCGTGCGCGATCGTGCGCGAGGCCGAGGCCGGGCGGCGCGTGTATGTCGATGCGCAACACCACGACTGCTGGGTTGGCCAGTATCACCTGGGCTGGCTGCCCAAGGCCCAGCCGCTGATCACCGAGGGCGAGTACCTGACCATGGCCCAGGGCTTCTTCACGCCCGAGGGCGCGCGGCGCAACAAAGCCCAGAGCAACTCGCTGCCGGCCGGCTCGATCGCGGCGCTGGCGGCTGCCCCGCTCGACGAGGTGCCCGAGGGCGTGGCGGTCGACACACTGATCTGCGTGACCGACCCGATGCACGCCATGCAGATCGCCGGGGCGGCCTCGGTGCGTGAGGGCACCTTCCCGATCGGCGAGATCGGCCCCTCGGCCTGCGCGTCGATCTTCGCCACGCCATGGCTGACTCGCAACAGCGTGTTTGCCACCGGCGACGGCGGCGGGCGTATGCACAACCGTGTCGGCGCCGGCGATATGTTCATCGCCATCCCGCGCGAACACTTTCGGTATATCATCGAGCTGATCGAGAACTTTCGGATCGACCCTGCGAAGATGCGCGAGCTGATCATGCCATCGCACGCACCACAGGGTGACGGGGCTGACGGGGTGACGACCTGACAACGGGGCAATGCGCTCGGGGCTGATGCCTCGCGTCTGGTGCCGTCACTAGATCGTGTTTCGTTGTTCTAGCTCAAAAAGGAGCACCACTATGAATGCCGGGTTAGTACCAATCTCGGGTTACCTGATCTGCTTCGTGCCGTTGGCAGTCATCGTGCTTGGGCTGGTTGGCTTCTTCGTCTGGACCGACCGCCACGCAGCACGGCCATACCCGCGCTACGACCCATCCAAGACGCCCGACAGTGTGCGGGCTGCCGAGCCGCCCAAGTAAGCGCCCCATGCCGGTTGGTACGCTCGAAGCCTCCGAGCAGGTTCGCGTGCAGCTCATGCGCGCCGGCCTGCTGGTGGCCCAACAACCGAATAATTAGAGCAGAGCGCAGAACCAGCCAACCATGCGCAATAGCCGCCGCCGACGCATCCTGAGCAGTACGACACGCGTAGTTCAGGATGCGTCTGTATGCCGTTTTACCCGCCGCCCCACGAGGAGAGATCATGGCTGAGACGATCGTGCTTCAGACCAACCAGCCGGCCGGGCAGCCCTGCAAGCTCCACCCGCAGTCGATGTGCCCGGCGTTCGGGTCGCTGCGTATCCTCACGCGGATCGAGGGTTCGCACCCGGTGATGGCCACCGACACCGGCTGCCTGTACGGGCTGACGTTTGTGACGCACTTCTACGGCGCGCGCAAGTCGATCGTCGCACCCACGCTCGGCACCGCCGAACTGATGAGCGGGCAGGTGGTCGAGGGCACCCGTGCGGCGATCGAGGTGGCCGCGCGCGAACCGGGCTGCCAGCTCATCCCGGTGATCTCGCTGTGCGTGGCCGAAACTGCCGGTATGCCCGAGGAGCTGCTGCCCAGGCGCGTTGGCGCGGCCGAGGTAGTGCTGGTGCGCGTGCCGGCCTACGCGATTCACTCGCACCCCGAGGCCAAGGATGTGGCGCTGGCCGCACTGCTGCGCCGGCTGGGCGATCAGTCTGGCCCGGCCGAGCCACGCACAGTCGTGCTGCTCGGCGAAGTCTTCCCGGCCGACCCGCTGGCGATCGATGGGGTGCTGCGGCGCATGGGCGTCGAGCAGACGATCACGCTGCCGGGGCGCTCGATCGACGATCTGCGCCGGGCCGGGCGCGCCACTGCCCTCGCACCGCTGCATCCATTTTATAAGGAGACCACCGCCGTGTTTCGGGGCTGGAATGTGCCGGTGGTCGGCGGCGCGCCGGTTGGCATCAGCGGCTCGTACGCCTGGCTCAAGACGCTCGGCGCGCTGCTGGGGCTCGACTCGGCGCTGGTGCAGCAGGTGGCCGACGACGAGCGCGCGCGGGCGCAGGCGATCATCGACGCGCGACCCCTGGCCGGCCGCGTGCTGGTGACCGGCTACGAAGGCACCGAGCTGGCCTACGCGCGCCTGCTGGTCGAGGCCGGCGCCGAGGTGCCGTACGTCTCTACCTCGATCGCGCCCGACCCGATGGTGCTGCCCGACGAGCTGTGGCTCAGGTCGCACGGCACTAAAGAGGTCGTCTACCGCAAGGCGCTCGAAGAAGACATGAGCGCGCTCGACCGCTACGCGCCCGACCTGGTGCTCGGCACCACGCCGTTCTCGAGCGCGGCCAAAGATCG
The sequence above is drawn from the Candidatus Kouleothrix ribensis genome and encodes:
- the bchF gene encoding 2-vinyl bacteriochlorophyllide hydratase, which translates into the protein MSLYTDEQLARRDASRWTKVQAVLAPIQFLAFLVSFGLVARYLASGQGYVIANASVLVKIALLWAITITGMIWEHEIFGHYFLAREFFWEDVGNALAILTHNLYFLARALHWSDRAVMTLMLVAYCTYLVNCAQFVRRGIQAGRQRRQAAAVAASSGQPAEGSI
- a CDS encoding zinc-binding dehydrogenase codes for the protein MTMKTHAIVIPEPNRIELREVQLVEPGPDDVVVRTFYTSISAGTERMLLAGRLPHPLLSFPIIPGYETVGRVTHVGTRVPPGLQGQWVYIGGARCFEGVNPAWGGQAATLVADHQRVVPLGGVEPQQGVLLALAATALHGVDLLMNQPPAAGNRNWRTLILGQGPVGQIAARLLGRAGAWVAVTDREASRLERASADVITLAGDTPLNDALGGPVDAIIEATGSMAALAEALPLLADGGTVLLLGYYDELRLPYMPLFLKQARLLTAREWAPGDLVRCRDMIADRSLAVGGLLTHHLPIAQVSEAYHTALHDPACLKLVLDWEF
- a CDS encoding chlorophyllide a reductase iron protein subunit X → MAPRMLAIYGKGGMGKSFFTSNLTARLTFDGFRVLQLGCDPKHDSCNTIFGGHSLPTLGEQWRQFKEAGKEDQLAIGDVIFRNDLRPGMPIFGCELGGPDVGRGCGGQGISSGFKTLEGLGMSKWDLDYIVMDFLGDVVCGGFATPLARSLAEHVIIVVGHDRQSLYAANNIAKAAQYFRSMGGSTQVLGLIVNRDDGSDTADLYAQAVGLPILTRVPLSRTVRELADSCKLALEDPQFDAIFGELAGRIARRELAPCTDYHPLEYDEFLRVFGAAEPAGSPASATAADLFGKNRPASAIPTLTLTPIIPQVLVKDPILLKVQRMIESIGMHVTDMDRSDKDGITVTSGALEMRLGTDDDLDSKVAFLSALRRSGQEFTFIDLRYADAPSYR
- a CDS encoding DUF169 domain-containing protein produces the protein MTVTETIDLKLLNSLLVERLKVKRRPVAISYCADAPPPGYEPANVVACAIVREAEAGRRVYVDAQHHDCWVGQYHLGWLPKAQPLITEGEYLTMAQGFFTPEGARRNKAQSNSLPAGSIAALAAAPLDEVPEGVAVDTLICVTDPMHAMQIAGAASVREGTFPIGEIGPSACASIFATPWLTRNSVFATGDGGGRMHNRVGAGDMFIAIPREHFRYIIELIENFRIDPAKMRELIMPSHAPQGDGADGVTT
- the bchY gene encoding chlorophyllide a reductase subunit Y, giving the protein MAETIVLQTNQPAGQPCKLHPQSMCPAFGSLRILTRIEGSHPVMATDTGCLYGLTFVTHFYGARKSIVAPTLGTAELMSGQVVEGTRAAIEVAAREPGCQLIPVISLCVAETAGMPEELLPRRVGAAEVVLVRVPAYAIHSHPEAKDVALAALLRRLGDQSGPAEPRTVVLLGEVFPADPLAIDGVLRRMGVEQTITLPGRSIDDLRRAGRATALAPLHPFYKETTAVFRGWNVPVVGGAPVGISGSYAWLKTLGALLGLDSALVQQVADDERARAQAIIDARPLAGRVLVTGYEGTELAYARLLVEAGAEVPYVSTSIAPDPMVLPDELWLRSHGTKEVVYRKALEEDMSALDRYAPDLVLGTTPFSSAAKDRGIPGLYFTNQLASRPFFLSGGMAATIGLIRDTLARGTKYREMQEFFAE